CTCGCTATCGACCAGGCGCAAGTCTCCTTTCAGGTCGGGCTCGAGTTCCTCTTCGGAGAGCACCTGCACGACGTAGGGATCCATGCGCTGGGCCGTCAGAAACCGCAGGCCCTCCTCGTAGCCGTGCTTGTCGAGCATGTCGCTGATCACGACGACAATCCCGCGCCCCGAGTTGCGCAGGCAGAAGTTTTTGATGCCCGTGGCGAGCGACGTGGTTTCGCCTGGTTGAATGCTGTTTATGTAGTCGACCATCCGCCACATGCTGGCCCGGCCGCGCAGCGATGGCCCCGGCCGTGCTGCCGATTGGCCAAGGGTCTCGATCTTGACGCGATCCGAGCGGATCAGGCCGATGAAGCCCAGCGCCGCCGCCAGCCGCTTGGCAAATTCCAACTTCGAAGGCGTGCCGAAATGCATCGACTCGCTGGCGTCGATCAGCGCGTAAAAATGCAGATCCTCTTCTTCGAGGAACAGCTTGAGAAACAGGCGGTCGAGCCGGGCGTAGGTGTTCCAATCGACAAAGCGCAGATCGTCGCCCGGTACGTAACTGCGAAAATCGGCGAACTCGACGCTCTGCCCTTTGCGCAGGCTGCGGCGCTCTCCCTTGATGCGGCCGCGGAATATCTTCCGGCTTACGAGTTCCAGTCGCTCGAGTTGCACGAGCAATTCCGGCGTCAAAAGCGGCGTATCGGTCGTGGACATGCGGTCGATCCTAGGCTGCCGCGGACTCTTCGGCCTTTTCTGGCACAAGCTCGAGCAAATCCAGCAGCACGCGGTCGCTGGCGATGCCTTCGGCCTGGGCCTCGAAATTCGGGATCACGCGGTGCCGCATGGCGGGCAGGTACGACCGGCGGACGTCTTCGAAACTGACGTTGAAGCGCCCCGCCAAGAGAGCCCGCATCTTCGACGCCAAGGCCAAGGTCTGCGCGCCGCGAGGGCTCGCCCCCCAGCGCAGATACTTGTTCGTCACCGGAAACGCCAAGGGACTTTCGGGGTGCGTGGCCATCGTCAGCCGTACGATG
This genomic window from Pirellulales bacterium contains:
- a CDS encoding DUF58 domain-containing protein — translated: MSTTDTPLLTPELLVQLERLELVSRKIFRGRIKGERRSLRKGQSVEFADFRSYVPGDDLRFVDWNTYARLDRLFLKLFLEEEDLHFYALIDASESMHFGTPSKLEFAKRLAAALGFIGLIRSDRVKIETLGQSAARPGPSLRGRASMWRMVDYINSIQPGETTSLATGIKNFCLRNSGRGIVVVISDMLDKHGYEEGLRFLTAQRMDPYVVQVLSEEELEPDLKGDLRLVDSEDADEAEITVSLPLLRRYKQTLSAFVGGVQEFCTRRGMGYLLARSNQPVDQMVSGYLRARGLVR